In Musa acuminata AAA Group cultivar baxijiao chromosome BXJ2-8, Cavendish_Baxijiao_AAA, whole genome shotgun sequence, one genomic interval encodes:
- the LOC135618350 gene encoding non-classical arabinogalactan protein 30-like, with protein sequence MALTKTLVLLALQPILLVVSFPPSATALSLPPRYGVAVEGAIYCKCELPGYVGSLGASPLPGAVAMLRCNSSRPGASASAVTDVRGRFLIQTTKVTNYAIHKCKLFLVSSPLPGCDVPPGHYGGFPLKFVRNTVAGATKRALYTVGPFKLAPADPSLCPHHP encoded by the exons ATGGCATTGACGAAGACACTCGTGCTACTAGCCCTTCAGCCCATCCTGCTGGTTGTCTCTTTCCCTCCTTCTGCCACTGCACTCTCGCTTCCGCCGAGGTACGGCGTCGCCGTCGAAGGGGCGATCTACTGCAAGTGCGAGCTCCCCGGCTACGTCGGCTCGCTGGGAGCTTCTCCTCTTCCTG GTGCGGTCGCGATGCTACGGTGCAACAGCAGCCGGCCGGGGGCGTCGGCGAGCGCGGTAACGGATGTCAGAGGACGGTTCCTGATCCAGACGACGAAGGTGACGAACTACGCGATCCACAAATGCAAGCTCTTCCTGGTGTCGTCGCCGCTGCCAGGGTGCGATGTGCCGCCCGGCCATTATGGTGGCTTCCCCCTCAAGTTCGTGAGGAACACGGTCGCCGGAGCGACGAAACGAGCACTCTACACGGTCGGCCCCTTCAAGCTCGCTCCGGCGGATCCGTCTCTGTGTCCTCACCACCCATGA
- the LOC135620014 gene encoding VQ motif-containing protein 4-like: protein MENCHHGHQEKEVQSPNPTSPNSTSSSSSSSSSSNGVAAAAAPSSAALAPASMPRSIDTNPYPTTFIQADAGSFKQVVQMLTGSAETVAKHATGAAAPTTKNAIPPSARATGPKKPAFKLYERRGSLKNLKMISPLIPAFVGSNPNSPMGTAAFSPRRQPEILSPSMLDLPSLTLSPVTPLIPDPFNRSPQPNSAAAAATAPMSAEDRAIAERGFYLHPSPRSTPRDAEPPRLLPLFPVTSPRVPSASAAGSSS from the coding sequence ATGGAAAACTGCCACCATGGGCACCAGGAGAAGGAAGTCCAGTCTCCCAATCCCACCTCCCCCAACTCCACCtccagcagcagtagcagcagcagcagcagcaacggggTGGCCGCAGCGGCAGCCCCTTCGTCCGCGGCCCTCGCTCCCGCGTCCATGCCCAGATCCATCGACACCAATCCTTACCCCACCACCTTCATCCAGGCCGACGCTGGTTCCTTCAAGCAGGTAGTCCAGATGCTGACGGGCTCCGCCGAGACGGTCGCCAAGCACGCGACCGGCGCCGCGGCGCCGACGACCAAGAACGCGATCCCACCCTCCGCGAGGGCCACCGGCCCCAAGAAGCCGGCTTTCAAGCTCTACGAGCGCCGCGGCAGCCTCAAGAACCTGAAGATGATAAGTCCACTGATCCCCGCCTTCGTCGGTTCCAACCCCAACTCCCCGATGGGCACGGCGGCCTTCTCCCCGCGGAGGCAGCCGGAGATCCTCTCCCCCAGCATGCTGGACCTGCCGTCGTTGACCCTTAGCCCGGTCACGCCGTTGATCCCAGATCCCTTCAACCGGTCGCCGCAGCCAaattcggcggcggcggcggccaccgCGCCGATGTCGGCCGAGGACCGGGCGATCGCCGAGAGGGGGTTCTACCTGCATCCTTCCCCGAGGAGCACGCCAAGGGACGCGGAGCCGCCAAGGCTTCTGCCGCTCTTCCCGGTGACATCCCCAAGAGTGCCATCTGCTTCTGCGGCCGGCTCTTCTTCCTGA